The Haloarcula sp. H-GB4 genome contains a region encoding:
- a CDS encoding ABC transporter ATP-binding protein — translation MTDVTLQDVRKEFDGVVAVKNIDLQIPDGAFVTVVGPSGCGKSTTLRLIAGLEQATDGTIQMGNQDVTEVEPKDRDVAMVFQNYALYPHMTARRNITFGMKSAGDFSDEEINRQVAEAASVLDIEDLLDRTPGELSGGERQRVALGRALVRDPEVFLMDEPLSNLDAKLRIKMRAELAKLHSEFGTTTIYVTHDQTEAMTLGDRVVVMNDGRIQQVDSPQRLYDYPETRFVAEFIGDPAMNMLSVDITRDGSEYEAVGPTFRIPLPEGDGLETAAGAQALLGIRPESLSLADSTDRNSFTAEVTVTEPLGDSLLLECRTGDQVFKLHAEPRTAVEPGDQVALTLDAERLHLFDPQTGEAIYHAAAAQPSEQAGTIDSTI, via the coding sequence ATGACTGACGTAACCTTACAGGACGTACGGAAGGAATTCGATGGTGTCGTCGCCGTGAAAAATATCGACCTCCAGATCCCGGACGGAGCGTTCGTGACCGTGGTCGGGCCGAGTGGCTGTGGCAAAAGCACCACACTTCGGCTGATCGCCGGGCTAGAGCAGGCCACTGACGGCACGATTCAGATGGGCAATCAGGACGTCACCGAGGTTGAACCGAAAGACCGGGACGTTGCGATGGTGTTCCAGAACTACGCGCTGTACCCCCACATGACCGCGCGCCGGAACATCACGTTCGGCATGAAGTCAGCTGGCGATTTCAGTGACGAGGAAATCAACCGCCAGGTGGCGGAGGCCGCATCGGTGCTCGACATCGAGGACCTCCTCGACCGGACGCCCGGTGAGTTATCCGGCGGCGAACGCCAGCGGGTCGCACTCGGTCGCGCATTAGTCCGGGACCCGGAGGTGTTCCTCATGGACGAGCCGCTGTCGAACCTCGATGCCAAACTCCGGATCAAAATGCGGGCTGAACTGGCGAAACTCCACAGCGAATTCGGCACCACCACTATCTACGTCACTCACGACCAGACGGAAGCGATGACGCTCGGTGATCGGGTGGTCGTGATGAACGACGGCCGCATCCAGCAGGTCGATAGTCCACAGCGGCTGTATGACTATCCAGAGACTCGATTCGTCGCGGAGTTCATCGGCGACCCTGCGATGAACATGCTCTCCGTGGATATCACTCGTGACGGAAGCGAATACGAGGCTGTCGGTCCAACGTTCCGTATACCGTTACCCGAGGGTGACGGATTGGAAACAGCCGCCGGAGCGCAGGCACTGCTAGGCATTCGGCCCGAGAGCCTGTCATTAGCTGATTCGACCGACCGGAATTCGTTCACCGCTGAGGTGACCGTTACAGAACCACTCGGTGATAGCCTCCTGCTGGAGTGTCGGACTGGCGATCAGGTCTTCAAACTGCATGCAGAGCCTCGAACGGCCGTCGAGCCGGGTGACCAAGTCGCGTTGACGCTTGATGCTGAGCGGCTCCACCTGTTCGATCCACAGACAGGCGAAGCCATCTATCACGCAGCGGCGGCACAGCCGTCCGAACAAGCCGGCACTATCGATAGCACCATCTGA
- a CDS encoding carbohydrate ABC transporter permease, which yields MLGSLLAALTAAAERSRSAGRTTSERIQRFETEQLTLHMLAATVTFLIILPVLIAALVSTKRAGVVTSIGDLAPGGHALSNYRRALIGLEFWRFMLNSFLMSVAVVVGKLIVSLLAALVIVYYRFPYKNAVFLFILFTLLLPVPVRFVPLYRLTTELGMSNTFLAITVPYLASATTVFILRQHFLSIPASLVETAKVDGVGPLRFLWSVLIPMSRAVLVGVSVIMFVYTWNQYLWPLVIINAENLQVAQVGLSLLRGQASTGEVAWSMVMTGSILTLLPPLALLVQFRRQLLETFTIQQK from the coding sequence ATGCTCGGGTCACTCCTTGCTGCGTTGACCGCCGCTGCTGAGCGCTCCCGGTCTGCGGGACGAACTACCAGTGAACGCATCCAACGATTCGAGACGGAGCAGCTCACGCTGCACATGCTCGCAGCGACCGTCACGTTCCTGATCATACTGCCAGTGTTGATCGCGGCGCTCGTCTCGACGAAGCGGGCCGGGGTCGTTACCTCTATCGGCGATCTGGCTCCCGGTGGGCACGCGCTGTCGAACTACCGGCGTGCGCTCATCGGCCTCGAATTCTGGCGATTTATGCTCAATTCGTTCTTGATGTCTGTTGCCGTCGTCGTCGGGAAACTGATCGTGTCGCTGCTGGCTGCGCTGGTGATCGTCTACTACAGGTTCCCGTACAAGAACGCCGTGTTCCTGTTTATTCTCTTTACGCTCTTGCTCCCGGTCCCGGTCAGGTTTGTGCCACTGTATCGCCTGACGACGGAGCTTGGCATGAGCAACACCTTCCTCGCGATCACGGTCCCGTATCTGGCCAGTGCGACGACCGTGTTCATCCTGCGCCAGCACTTCTTATCGATTCCAGCCTCGCTCGTTGAGACGGCAAAGGTCGACGGTGTCGGTCCGCTGCGGTTCCTGTGGTCTGTTCTGATTCCGATGTCTCGCGCCGTTCTCGTGGGTGTGTCGGTGATTATGTTCGTCTACACGTGGAACCAGTACCTCTGGCCGCTGGTAATCATCAACGCCGAGAACCTGCAGGTCGCACAGGTCGGCCTGAGTCTGCTTCGAGGTCAGGCTAGCACCGGTGAAGTGGCCTGGTCCATGGTGATGACCGGGTCGATACTGACCCTGTTGCCACCACTGGCGCTGCTAGTGCAGTTCCGCCGACAGCTGCTGGAGACGTTTACGATTCAACAAAAATGA
- a CDS encoding carbohydrate ABC transporter permease yields MSTQEVFTDRLQAGVLLLPTMLVSLVFLYYPTVRAVGLSFYRASLARGDVFVGLENYRRLAASSEYLRSVLISVLFAACVVVGVMAVSLCVSFLIHEIEVGKGVYLVAVIWPYALPPAVAGLVFLFIAHPNIGIFTSYIEALGVDVNWFSNGPQAFVVVLIAAVWKQVGYNVIFMTAALGNVPESLTETAELDGVSRTQRLLRVYVPIISPTLVFLVIMNTIYGFFGTFPMVDLMTKGGPAGATNILIYDLYRTAFQFYEFGFASAKSVVLFIAVGLLMYGQFRLSDRYAYYGG; encoded by the coding sequence ATGTCCACGCAAGAAGTCTTCACAGACCGTCTGCAGGCCGGCGTGTTGCTGTTACCGACGATGCTCGTGTCGCTGGTGTTTCTCTACTACCCGACGGTCCGTGCAGTTGGACTCAGTTTTTACCGGGCCTCGCTTGCCCGAGGTGACGTGTTTGTCGGGTTAGAGAACTACAGGCGGTTAGCCGCCTCCTCGGAGTATCTCCGGAGCGTCCTGATCTCGGTGCTGTTCGCCGCGTGTGTCGTCGTCGGCGTGATGGCCGTTTCCCTCTGTGTCTCCTTTCTTATCCACGAGATTGAGGTCGGAAAAGGGGTGTATCTGGTGGCGGTTATCTGGCCGTACGCACTGCCGCCTGCCGTCGCCGGGCTGGTGTTCCTGTTCATCGCCCACCCGAACATCGGTATCTTCACAAGCTACATCGAGGCCCTTGGCGTCGATGTCAACTGGTTCAGCAATGGTCCGCAGGCGTTCGTCGTCGTGCTGATCGCCGCGGTGTGGAAGCAGGTCGGGTACAACGTTATCTTCATGACAGCCGCACTCGGCAACGTCCCCGAGTCGCTGACTGAGACTGCCGAACTCGACGGCGTCTCCCGAACACAGCGACTGCTCCGCGTGTACGTCCCGATCATCTCCCCGACGCTCGTGTTCTTGGTCATCATGAACACGATCTACGGCTTTTTCGGGACGTTCCCGATGGTCGACCTCATGACGAAAGGTGGGCCCGCCGGTGCGACGAACATCCTCATTTATGACCTCTACCGGACCGCCTTCCAGTTCTACGAGTTCGGATTCGCCTCGGCGAAGTCCGTTGTGCTGTTCATCGCTGTCGGGCTGTTGATGTACGGTCAGTTCCGGCTGAGCGATAGATATGCTTACTACGGAGGCTAA
- a CDS encoding ABC transporter substrate-binding protein, with product MGGTNGETLQGLVDQFQSETGINANLVFQDSYEGVLTNTLSALDSGEVPDVFQIDSLFAQQVLDTDAVEPVENLLSDDYPVDDFLSNVTSFFTIDDTLTSMPFNNSNAILYYNRSAFEEAGLDPDSPPTTLEEVRSYSQTLVDEGVTEAGLTWPNHVWFVEHFYSVDGQTLLDAENGHAGQPTTMRTDNSTARSLYEWWHEMADNGLFSNPGIEAWGEATSTFLTGKAAMLMTSTASVAGIRSGAEENGFEVDNAFYPTIDGDRTGPVIGGASWFVPSGLPQERQDDIGSFLEFMGRPESQITWHKGTGYYPIRQSAVEQLENDGWFAENPMYRTAFDQLTQAENTPATKRMLIGPARQVQTTIQDMSVELFSGEVSVDEGLAELKSAVEDELDRYYS from the coding sequence ATGGGTGGGACCAACGGTGAGACACTGCAGGGGCTAGTCGACCAGTTCCAGTCCGAGACGGGTATCAACGCCAACCTCGTTTTTCAGGACTCCTACGAGGGAGTGCTGACGAACACATTGAGCGCACTCGATTCCGGCGAAGTCCCCGATGTCTTCCAGATAGACAGTCTGTTCGCCCAGCAGGTCCTCGACACGGACGCAGTCGAGCCCGTGGAAAACTTGCTCTCCGACGACTACCCGGTTGATGACTTCCTGTCGAATGTGACCTCGTTTTTCACTATCGATGACACGCTCACATCGATGCCGTTCAACAACTCCAACGCCATTCTCTATTATAACCGGTCAGCGTTCGAAGAAGCCGGGCTCGACCCGGATAGCCCGCCGACAACGCTTGAGGAAGTGCGGAGCTACTCACAGACGCTTGTCGACGAAGGAGTCACCGAAGCTGGGCTCACCTGGCCGAACCACGTCTGGTTCGTCGAGCACTTCTACTCCGTCGACGGACAGACGCTACTTGACGCCGAGAACGGCCATGCCGGCCAGCCGACGACGATGCGGACGGACAACAGCACGGCCCGGTCGCTGTATGAGTGGTGGCACGAGATGGCTGATAACGGCCTGTTCAGCAACCCCGGAATCGAGGCCTGGGGGGAAGCAACGTCCACATTCCTTACCGGGAAAGCCGCTATGTTGATGACCTCGACGGCGTCAGTTGCTGGTATCCGCTCCGGCGCGGAGGAGAACGGATTCGAGGTCGACAACGCATTCTACCCGACGATAGACGGCGACCGAACCGGCCCGGTTATCGGCGGGGCCTCGTGGTTCGTCCCCTCCGGGCTGCCACAGGAGCGGCAAGACGACATCGGCAGCTTCCTTGAGTTCATGGGGCGACCGGAGTCACAGATCACCTGGCACAAGGGGACTGGCTACTACCCGATCCGACAGAGCGCTGTTGAGCAGCTCGAAAACGACGGCTGGTTTGCGGAGAACCCGATGTACCGAACCGCGTTCGATCAGTTGACCCAGGCCGAGAACACGCCGGCGACGAAACGGATGCTCATCGGCCCGGCTCGACAGGTCCAGACAACAATTCAGGATATGTCGGTCGAACTGTTCAGTGGCGAGGTCAGCGTCGACGAGGGACTCGCCGAACTGAAGTCAGCCGTCGAGGACGAACTGGACCGATACTACAGCTAA
- a CDS encoding NADH:flavin oxidoreductase: MTLFDEATLNELSLDNRIGLAPMTRVSATDDGRATAEMAQYYERFANGGFSFLITEGTYPDKAHSQGYLNQPGLATDTQAANWQQVTETVHDAGVPIFAQLMHAGAQSQGNPHVDGDQTIAPSAVQPEGEKAEAYGGSGDFPTPKAATVDELTDIRDAFVNSAQNAIDAGFDGVEIHGANGYLLHEFLSADFNQRDDEYGGEPANRVRYPREVVAAIDEATPADFVVGIRVSQSTALDEDHRWPEGEDAAAVFFDELSAAGADYIHVTEPDATTPAFGDDGPTLAEAAAEHAADETIIIDNGGLGAPDAAREKVDAGADLVTLATSALPNPDWPEKVSKGEELTAFDPAEFLAPSAELSEHEVQTSGASADD, translated from the coding sequence GTGACACTGTTCGACGAAGCTACACTCAATGAGTTGTCGTTAGACAACCGAATCGGCCTCGCACCGATGACGCGTGTGAGCGCCACCGACGATGGCCGCGCGACCGCAGAGATGGCACAGTACTATGAGCGGTTCGCCAACGGTGGGTTCTCGTTTCTCATTACAGAGGGGACGTATCCTGACAAAGCACATAGCCAGGGGTATCTAAACCAGCCCGGACTGGCGACCGACACGCAGGCGGCGAACTGGCAGCAGGTCACCGAGACAGTTCACGACGCTGGTGTCCCGATTTTCGCCCAGCTGATGCACGCCGGGGCACAGAGTCAGGGGAATCCACATGTCGACGGGGACCAGACGATTGCCCCGTCGGCGGTGCAACCGGAGGGAGAAAAGGCCGAAGCATACGGTGGGAGCGGAGACTTCCCCACGCCGAAAGCAGCCACGGTCGATGAACTCACTGATATCCGCGATGCATTCGTCAACTCGGCGCAGAACGCCATCGACGCGGGGTTCGACGGTGTCGAGATTCACGGTGCGAACGGGTATCTCCTTCATGAATTCCTCTCGGCTGACTTCAACCAGCGTGACGACGAGTACGGCGGCGAACCCGCAAATCGGGTACGCTATCCGCGTGAGGTTGTCGCTGCGATTGATGAGGCCACACCTGCCGATTTCGTCGTCGGCATCCGGGTCTCTCAGTCGACGGCCCTTGATGAAGACCACCGATGGCCCGAAGGCGAGGACGCCGCAGCGGTGTTCTTCGATGAACTGTCGGCGGCTGGGGCCGACTACATCCACGTTACTGAACCCGATGCGACCACGCCAGCGTTTGGCGACGACGGGCCGACGCTGGCCGAGGCCGCAGCCGAGCACGCCGCGGATGAGACGATCATCATTGACAACGGCGGGCTTGGCGCGCCTGACGCGGCCCGCGAGAAAGTCGATGCCGGTGCCGACCTGGTAACGCTGGCGACGAGTGCACTCCCCAATCCAGACTGGCCGGAAAAAGTCTCAAAGGGCGAGGAACTGACCGCGTTCGACCCTGCTGAGTTCCTCGCGCCATCCGCTGAACTCTCCGAGCATGAGGTCCAGACGAGCGGTGCCTCGGCCGACGACTGA
- a CDS encoding beta-ketoacyl synthase N-terminal-like domain-containing protein produces the protein MPEPVIASVGASPLGRTDLPGRDLFSVALAEAFGELPDPAEIVEAVYVGNQSESYEHQIMHGTLLAEWAGLRHVPAERVEGCAAAGALALRHAVKDVRNGEHEAVLACGVEKMTSAGTSGATDALSAAFDRAIEQRSGITAPSQYALLGQRYLHETDATERDLAEIAVKNHANAARNPRAQFPKEIDVATVLESDPVAPPLKLYDCAPVGDGAAAVLVTTAELAADLDQPQVHVAGNGAAANNIAVAERDMTDIAGARVATETAYEEAGIDAAAVDIAEVHDAFTVCEALLAEAAGFAPAGTGYQSYLSPAERANGWTDVQLSPSGGLKARGHPIGATGLLQALEAYEQLTGAAGDRAVEGAETALLLNEGGVGDAVTVSHVLTTAEAP, from the coding sequence ATGCCAGAGCCAGTCATCGCGTCGGTCGGGGCTTCACCGCTCGGCCGCACGGACCTCCCGGGCCGCGACCTGTTCTCAGTGGCCCTTGCAGAGGCGTTCGGCGAACTGCCCGACCCTGCCGAGATTGTCGAGGCGGTGTACGTCGGGAACCAGTCGGAGAGCTACGAGCACCAGATCATGCACGGGACGCTACTGGCCGAGTGGGCTGGCCTCCGTCACGTCCCCGCCGAGCGGGTCGAGGGGTGTGCCGCCGCGGGTGCGCTCGCGCTACGCCATGCAGTCAAGGACGTTCGCAACGGCGAACACGAGGCTGTGCTTGCGTGCGGCGTCGAGAAAATGACGTCTGCGGGCACCAGCGGTGCGACAGACGCGCTCTCAGCGGCGTTCGACCGCGCCATCGAGCAGCGCTCCGGCATCACCGCACCCAGCCAGTATGCACTGCTCGGCCAGCGCTATCTCCACGAAACCGACGCCACGGAACGCGACCTTGCTGAGATCGCAGTCAAGAACCACGCCAACGCCGCTCGGAACCCCCGAGCGCAGTTCCCGAAAGAGATCGACGTAGCGACCGTGCTGGAATCGGACCCCGTCGCCCCGCCGCTGAAGCTCTACGACTGTGCGCCGGTCGGAGACGGTGCCGCGGCTGTCCTCGTAACGACTGCCGAGCTGGCGGCCGACCTCGACCAACCGCAGGTGCACGTCGCGGGCAATGGGGCTGCTGCGAACAACATCGCGGTCGCCGAGCGGGATATGACTGATATCGCGGGCGCTCGCGTTGCCACTGAGACGGCCTACGAGGAAGCGGGCATTGACGCCGCAGCTGTCGACATCGCGGAGGTTCACGACGCGTTCACCGTCTGCGAGGCGCTGCTCGCGGAGGCCGCCGGCTTCGCTCCCGCAGGAACGGGCTATCAGAGCTACCTGTCACCAGCGGAGCGGGCTAACGGCTGGACAGACGTGCAGTTGAGCCCGAGCGGCGGACTGAAGGCCCGCGGTCACCCCATCGGCGCAACCGGGCTCCTGCAGGCGCTCGAAGCATACGAACAGCTCACGGGGGCCGCGGGAGACCGCGCGGTCGAAGGTGCCGAGACGGCCCTGTTGCTCAATGAAGGGGGTGTCGGGGACGCCGTCACCGTCAGCCACGTGCTCACGACGGCGGAGGCACCATGA
- a CDS encoding Zn-ribbon domain-containing OB-fold protein, producing MTDSDLDATDPRTLPGFFDALADGELLGGVCADCGQVLLPPRPACYACGSRAVDVEPQSREGQIFSYTAVHTPPPAFEADAPYTVAVVELADGGRLLGRVAADYADVAIGDSVELTVREPTATEQEVALDYETDWPVHVFEPR from the coding sequence ATGACGGACAGCGACCTCGATGCGACCGACCCGCGGACACTACCGGGTTTCTTCGACGCCCTCGCTGACGGTGAACTCTTGGGCGGAGTCTGTGCGGACTGTGGACAGGTCCTGTTGCCGCCGCGACCGGCCTGCTACGCCTGTGGCAGTCGCGCCGTCGATGTCGAACCGCAGTCTCGCGAGGGCCAGATCTTCTCGTACACAGCGGTCCACACGCCGCCGCCGGCATTCGAAGCGGACGCACCCTACACGGTCGCTGTCGTGGAACTCGCGGATGGTGGCCGCCTGCTTGGGCGCGTCGCCGCCGACTACGCCGATGTCGCCATCGGTGACTCGGTCGAACTTACGGTTCGTGAGCCGACGGCCACAGAGCAGGAGGTCGCCCTCGACTACGAGACCGACTGGCCGGTCCACGTCTTCGAGCCGCGGTGA
- a CDS encoding AI-2E family transporter gives MNLSKGFVLSLIVTLIVLSAMLIRPFLQYILGAVLLAYVLYPLQVRLETYVSPMVAALSLVTLAVAGVVAPVVVVLASIAESADRVLRELGTDPVQLDIIESRIKELTGREVDIAGEIVSSGRDIGAIIFERSTQAFSTVTFHLIGIALALFLLYYLLKDGDELVDWLQQTVPLPVDVQRDFYDEIDDVMLGVLFGHVFVAIVQGIVAGVGLAATGVPNALFWTAIMIVLAMVPLIGTIPVWGGAVVYLYVTDEPLLAVGLFLYSVIIVGLTDDYLRPFAVDRYAKLNPAVILLGILGGAYAFGVMGLLFGPVVLGALKAALRVGLDTWSQIDDGNIG, from the coding sequence GTGAACCTCAGCAAGGGGTTTGTCCTCTCTCTCATCGTCACCCTCATTGTGCTGTCGGCCATGCTGATACGGCCGTTTCTCCAGTACATTCTCGGTGCTGTCCTCCTCGCCTACGTCCTCTATCCGCTGCAGGTCCGCCTCGAAACGTACGTCTCGCCGATGGTCGCTGCACTCTCGCTCGTGACGCTGGCGGTCGCCGGAGTCGTCGCGCCGGTGGTAGTCGTCCTCGCGTCGATAGCGGAGAGTGCCGATCGGGTACTCCGAGAGCTCGGCACCGATCCGGTGCAGCTTGACATAATTGAATCACGGATCAAGGAACTTACCGGACGCGAGGTCGACATCGCCGGAGAAATCGTCAGTTCAGGGCGGGACATCGGGGCAATCATATTCGAACGGTCGACCCAGGCGTTCAGTACGGTCACCTTCCATCTCATCGGGATTGCGTTAGCACTCTTCCTGCTCTACTACCTTCTCAAGGACGGCGATGAGCTGGTCGACTGGCTCCAACAAACGGTGCCCCTTCCGGTTGACGTCCAGCGTGATTTTTACGACGAAATCGACGACGTGATGCTGGGCGTCCTCTTCGGCCACGTCTTCGTTGCCATCGTTCAGGGAATCGTCGCCGGCGTCGGACTCGCCGCCACTGGCGTCCCGAATGCGCTGTTCTGGACGGCCATCATGATCGTACTCGCAATGGTTCCACTCATCGGAACAATCCCTGTCTGGGGTGGGGCAGTGGTTTACTTGTATGTCACGGACGAGCCGCTGCTTGCTGTCGGGTTATTCCTTTATAGCGTCATCATCGTTGGACTCACCGACGACTATCTTCGGCCGTTCGCCGTCGATAGGTACGCAAAGCTCAATCCGGCCGTCATCCTCCTCGGTATCCTCGGCGGTGCATACGCATTCGGGGTTATGGGACTGCTCTTCGGTCCCGTCGTCCTCGGGGCACTCAAAGCCGCTCTCCGCGTCGGCCTGGATACTTGGTCTCAGATCGACGACGGAAACATTGGTTGA
- a CDS encoding amphi-Trp domain-containing protein — protein MPEEVLFKSESDQSREAIASYLRKVADNLDSGADITLKAGSETVTLAPPAQPTFEVKAEREGPAGDMTELSIEFELEWDETDGEDGGGSGTLEIE, from the coding sequence ATGCCTGAAGAAGTTCTGTTCAAGTCAGAAAGCGACCAGAGCCGAGAAGCGATTGCATCATACCTCCGGAAAGTTGCGGACAATCTCGACAGCGGAGCCGATATCACTCTGAAAGCAGGCTCTGAGACTGTAACGCTGGCTCCCCCTGCCCAACCGACCTTCGAAGTCAAAGCGGAACGTGAAGGTCCGGCAGGCGACATGACCGAACTGAGTATCGAGTTCGAACTCGAATGGGACGAGACTGATGGGGAGGACGGCGGCGGCAGTGGGACGTTAGAAATCGAGTAA
- a CDS encoding CNNM domain-containing protein, producing the protein MPISLATWARLFGGVALLLGNSFFVTTEFAMTRVRQFEEDAFLGNGRGLERAWNMTERLEIFLTGCQVGITICSVGLGVVAEPAITAVLEPLLGAVGVTGGGHTTLSVLLALVVVNLMHVIVGEQAPTYLGIERARFVAGYGSGPLYAWTKLMYPVIIAADWVAKALLGLFGVEISRSWTESEGESTPATTRAELRSEMGESLSRLNISEERRSEVINALDIGATPVSEIMVDRSDIVALSTTDDFETNMDRIDGMPYVRFPLIEDSVDSFVGVVYAPTVLHNYEVLDSGATTLEELATTPLTVAAETTISDFIDRCQAENQELALVVADDDVIGLLTATDAFEAITGELEDPMDRAAG; encoded by the coding sequence ATGCCTATTTCGCTGGCAACGTGGGCCCGCCTGTTCGGTGGTGTCGCCTTACTTCTGGGAAATAGCTTCTTTGTCACGACCGAGTTCGCGATGACCCGCGTCAGGCAGTTCGAAGAGGATGCGTTTCTCGGTAATGGCCGTGGACTTGAACGCGCTTGGAACATGACCGAGCGGTTGGAGATATTCCTCACAGGCTGTCAGGTAGGGATCACTATCTGCAGTGTCGGGCTGGGAGTTGTCGCTGAGCCGGCTATCACAGCAGTGCTGGAGCCTCTGCTGGGTGCAGTTGGCGTCACTGGTGGCGGACACACGACACTGTCTGTGCTTCTCGCGCTGGTGGTGGTCAATCTCATGCACGTTATTGTCGGCGAGCAGGCACCGACATATCTGGGCATCGAGCGTGCTAGGTTCGTCGCCGGATACGGCTCGGGTCCGCTGTACGCCTGGACAAAGCTCATGTATCCGGTGATCATCGCAGCGGACTGGGTGGCCAAGGCGTTGCTGGGGCTCTTCGGCGTCGAAATCTCCCGTTCGTGGACCGAATCGGAGGGCGAAAGCACTCCCGCAACTACTCGCGCCGAACTGCGTAGCGAGATGGGTGAGTCACTTAGCCGGCTCAATATCTCCGAAGAGCGACGGAGTGAAGTTATCAACGCCCTCGATATCGGCGCGACGCCAGTCAGTGAGATCATGGTTGATCGCAGTGATATTGTCGCGCTCTCGACGACTGACGACTTCGAGACGAACATGGACCGGATCGACGGAATGCCATACGTCCGCTTTCCGTTGATCGAAGACTCAGTGGACTCGTTCGTGGGTGTTGTCTACGCGCCAACAGTGTTGCACAACTACGAAGTGCTGGATTCGGGGGCGACCACGCTTGAAGAACTGGCAACCACGCCGCTGACCGTCGCTGCTGAAACGACTATCAGTGACTTCATCGACCGGTGTCAGGCCGAAAATCAGGAACTTGCCCTCGTGGTGGCAGATGACGATGTCATTGGCCTCCTCACTGCGACAGACGCGTTCGAGGCAATTACTGGTGAACTCGAAGACCCGATGGATCGGGCGGCCGGGTGA
- a CDS encoding sulfite exporter TauE/SafE family protein has product MEILGLSLAMVVLFVGFGLLIGVLFGFFGMGGSFLVTPALLVMGYPTRVAVGSGLAFVFGTSVIATLKHRDMGQVDYKLGVLMIAGTTAGIEAGKEIVIHLEALGLAGSIISVTYVVLLGGIGAFVTYEALRGGDSGDGIDHDAAEGDADADDIPEIAKTIQSYRIPPMISLRGGVSVSLWMILGVAFVTGLLSGFLGVGGGFIRMPALFYLIGVPVPIAVGTDLFEIVFSGGLGSFLYALDGGVDLSIVLPLLAGSALGARVGSAATSIVDEDEIKVYFGLMLLGGALAVAVREIGNVYGIDVLNTVSLVLILGSALLVSGAVVYSSITALREERQSSSPV; this is encoded by the coding sequence ATGGAGATACTGGGACTCAGCCTGGCGATGGTGGTCTTGTTCGTCGGGTTCGGCCTGCTCATCGGCGTCCTGTTTGGCTTCTTCGGGATGGGTGGGTCGTTCCTGGTCACGCCGGCACTGCTGGTGATGGGGTATCCCACCCGCGTCGCTGTCGGAAGCGGGCTCGCATTCGTGTTCGGGACTTCGGTCATCGCCACACTGAAGCACCGTGATATGGGGCAGGTCGATTACAAACTGGGGGTGTTGATGATCGCCGGGACGACCGCCGGCATCGAAGCCGGGAAAGAGATCGTCATCCACCTGGAGGCGCTCGGGCTGGCTGGTAGTATCATCAGCGTCACGTACGTCGTCCTGCTGGGCGGTATCGGAGCCTTCGTCACCTACGAGGCACTTCGAGGTGGCGATAGCGGCGATGGGATCGACCACGATGCCGCGGAGGGCGACGCTGACGCCGACGACATCCCGGAGATTGCCAAGACGATTCAGTCGTACCGCATCCCGCCGATGATATCGCTCCGTGGCGGCGTCAGCGTCTCCCTCTGGATGATACTTGGCGTCGCGTTCGTTACCGGCCTGCTCTCGGGCTTCCTCGGTGTCGGCGGCGGGTTCATCCGTATGCCCGCGCTGTTCTATCTCATTGGGGTTCCCGTCCCCATCGCTGTCGGGACCGACCTCTTCGAGATCGTCTTCTCGGGCGGGCTCGGGAGCTTCCTGTACGCGCTGGACGGTGGCGTCGACCTCTCTATTGTGCTCCCGCTGCTGGCGGGGAGCGCCCTCGGGGCCCGTGTGGGTTCCGCTGCGACGAGCATCGTTGATGAGGACGAGATCAAGGTGTACTTCGGGCTAATGTTGCTTGGTGGGGCCCTCGCCGTTGCGGTCCGTGAAATCGGCAACGTCTACGGTATCGACGTCTTGAACACGGTCAGTCTGGTGCTTATCCTCGGTTCCGCGCTGCTGGTCAGTGGCGCTGTCGTCTACAGCAGCATAACTGCGCTCCGGGAAGAGCGTCAGTCGTCATCGCCCGTGTGA